From one Paenibacillus terrae HPL-003 genomic stretch:
- the gatB gene encoding Asp-tRNA(Asn)/Glu-tRNA(Gln) amidotransferase subunit GatB, whose amino-acid sequence MTTTTSKYETVIGLEVHVELHTKSKIFCGCSTSFGAPPNSHTCPICLGHPGVLPVLNRQAVDYAMKAAMALNCTIADVSKFDRKNYFYPDSPKAYQISQYDQPIGEHGWIDIEVNGETKRIGITRLHLEEDAGKLTHVDGGYASLVDFNRVGTPLVEIVSEPEISSPEEAKAYLEKIRAIMQYCDVSDVKMEEGSLRCDANISLRPHGQQELGTKAELKNMNSFRGVQRGLEYEQFRQEQTLEEGGTIVQETRRWDEAQGKTLSMRGKEQAHDYRYFPDPDLVTLHIDAEWKERIRALIPELPDQRKVRYTSEYGLPEYDAQVITSSKPLADLFEDSLQYTKDAKAVSNWIMGDLLGYLNSVGVELSQVKLTGRGLGEMIGLLEKGTINSKIAKTVFKEMLESDKLPQQIVEEKGLVQISDEGAIMTIVEQVVAANPQSVEDYKAGKQKAIGFLVGQVMKESKGKANPGLANKLLTEVLNR is encoded by the coding sequence ATGACTACTACTACATCCAAATATGAGACGGTCATCGGACTGGAAGTCCATGTAGAACTGCATACGAAGTCTAAAATATTTTGCGGATGCTCGACATCCTTCGGAGCACCGCCAAACTCGCACACATGTCCCATTTGTCTTGGACATCCGGGGGTACTGCCGGTATTAAACCGTCAGGCCGTTGATTATGCGATGAAAGCGGCGATGGCACTTAATTGCACGATTGCTGATGTGAGCAAGTTTGACCGCAAAAACTATTTTTACCCCGATTCGCCCAAGGCTTACCAAATCTCGCAATACGATCAGCCGATCGGCGAGCATGGCTGGATTGATATTGAAGTGAACGGTGAGACAAAGCGTATTGGTATTACCCGATTGCATCTGGAAGAGGACGCAGGCAAATTAACACATGTTGATGGTGGCTATGCGTCTTTGGTTGATTTTAACCGTGTCGGTACACCGTTGGTCGAGATCGTTTCGGAACCGGAAATATCTTCACCGGAAGAAGCCAAGGCTTACTTGGAAAAGATACGTGCTATTATGCAGTATTGTGACGTATCCGATGTGAAGATGGAGGAAGGCTCGCTTCGCTGCGATGCGAACATCAGCCTTCGTCCGCATGGACAACAAGAGCTAGGTACTAAAGCTGAGCTAAAAAACATGAACTCCTTCCGTGGCGTACAGCGCGGATTGGAATATGAGCAGTTCCGCCAGGAGCAGACGCTGGAGGAAGGCGGAACGATTGTACAGGAGACTCGCCGTTGGGATGAGGCCCAAGGTAAAACTCTGTCCATGCGCGGTAAGGAACAGGCGCATGACTATCGTTATTTTCCAGACCCGGATCTCGTTACGCTGCATATTGATGCAGAATGGAAAGAACGCATCCGTGCTTTGATTCCTGAACTGCCTGACCAGCGTAAAGTACGCTACACCTCGGAATATGGATTGCCTGAGTATGATGCACAGGTAATTACGTCTTCCAAGCCACTCGCCGATTTGTTCGAGGATAGTCTTCAATACACGAAGGATGCCAAAGCAGTGTCCAACTGGATTATGGGGGATTTGCTCGGCTATTTAAACAGCGTCGGTGTGGAACTGTCACAGGTTAAACTGACAGGTCGGGGCTTGGGTGAAATGATCGGGCTGCTGGAGAAGGGAACGATCAATAGTAAAATCGCTAAAACGGTCTTCAAGGAAATGCTGGAGAGTGATAAACTGCCGCAGCAAATTGTTGAAGAAAAAGGGCTTGTGCAAATCAGCGACGAGGGTGCGATCATGACGATCGTCGAGCAGGTTGTAGCGGCTAACCCGCAATCGGTTGAGGATTACAAAGCTGGCAAGCAGAAGGCCATCGGATTCCTGGTTGGTCAAGTGATGAAGGAGAGCAAGGGCAAAGCAAATCCCGGCCTCGCCAATAAGCTGCTGACGGAAGTGTTAAACCGCTAA
- a CDS encoding GNAT family N-acetyltransferase, translated as MISICSLEDDEMVSQIWRLQHIAYRLEAERIGFDEIPPLMDTFDTLRSCGETFHGWIEDGDLLGALAVQSESSDSLTLTRMMVHPDHFRKGIADSLMKHVLNEYHHIPLFIVSTGTLNAPAVALYRKHGFRPVSAAEVAPGVELTTYHLHNVK; from the coding sequence ATGATTAGCATATGTTCATTGGAAGATGATGAAATGGTCAGTCAGATATGGCGTCTTCAGCACATCGCCTACAGGCTGGAGGCTGAGCGGATCGGTTTTGATGAAATACCACCCCTTATGGATACGTTTGATACGCTGCGAAGCTGCGGAGAGACATTCCATGGCTGGATTGAGGACGGTGACCTGCTAGGGGCGCTGGCAGTGCAGTCTGAGTCGTCCGATTCGCTCACTCTTACACGTATGATGGTTCATCCGGATCATTTTCGCAAAGGGATTGCCGACTCCTTAATGAAGCATGTTTTGAATGAATATCATCATATACCTCTGTTTATCGTATCTACAGGAACTTTAAATGCTCCTGCGGTGGCCCTTTATCGAAAACATGGCTTTCGCCCCGTATCGGCGGCAGAGGTGGCTCCGGGCGTGGAATTAACCACATACCACCTGCATAACGTGAAATAG
- a CDS encoding phage integrase SAM-like domain-containing protein, producing MLQWLEMMKNSIELITYISYSNAVKGRVEPYFREKGIMLLDLTTKDIQTFYTHEMNVRGVSANTVIHYHANIRKALQYAVKTKTPRYLQLKQ from the coding sequence ATGCTGCAATGGCTAGAGATGATGAAGAACAGTATTGAGCTTATCACCTACATTTCCTATTCAAACGCCGTAAAAGGCCGTGTAGAGCCTTATTTTAGGGAAAAAGGGATTATGCTTTTGGATTTAACTACCAAAGATATTCAAACCTTTTACACCCATGAAATGAACGTGCGTGGTGTCAGCGCCAATACCGTTATTCATTATCACGCGAACATTCGCAAAGCCCTTCAGTATGCTGTGAAAACAAAGACACCAAGGTATCTTCAGCTCAAACAATGA
- a CDS encoding DUF4097 family beta strand repeat-containing protein has protein sequence MHRKIRVGRYTSSLLLMAVGFLLILDVVQHTEYMLLLLVWWPIIFVLWGLEYLIFFGVYYRKEGKPDNGRRFRPDLKGIVSALVVAAAVFTMTQQNHYMYLWNQVSLNLTAASMDFSQAEGNRYDMGGVLVPVTMQTSDLVVDSVNGDITLIRRPVSNIEVRATLWVDQAPVAEADKIAQASSLTSTDGKTIQIRPEVQSYGASSRRQPRTNILITVPEDRRFNMQIRTSNGDITLNGVDAIDSIRLESGNGNLTVNDAIGNVKGVTLNGQIKLHRITGDVDVRTNRGDMQAGDIEGTVALRTMVGDIQLARSEGDITVDTQNGDMNVLNPTAKLNANSLNGGIKVHSEQVAGDWKIYSAVGDIALDLPSNGDFQLEGSSSYGNLRSDFPFKIDSKSISGQNGTGKYTVNVEGNSNLTIKRVLIPSLPGLNESAGSTVPDASETPSAESESPATGASNGTSSDNAAR, from the coding sequence GTGCACCGCAAAATAAGAGTCGGGCGCTACACCTCTTCGCTTCTGTTGATGGCTGTAGGCTTTCTGCTTATCTTGGATGTTGTCCAACATACCGAATATATGCTTTTGCTCCTCGTATGGTGGCCCATTATTTTTGTGCTGTGGGGACTGGAGTATCTGATTTTTTTTGGGGTGTACTACCGCAAGGAGGGCAAGCCCGACAACGGACGGCGTTTCAGACCTGATCTGAAGGGAATTGTCTCCGCATTGGTTGTGGCCGCTGCTGTTTTTACCATGACCCAACAAAATCATTATATGTATCTGTGGAACCAGGTTAGCTTGAATCTGACTGCGGCGTCCATGGATTTTAGTCAGGCGGAAGGAAACCGATATGATATGGGCGGCGTACTGGTGCCTGTAACGATGCAGACGTCCGATTTGGTAGTTGATTCGGTCAATGGCGATATAACGCTGATCAGACGGCCTGTGTCCAATATAGAGGTACGTGCGACTCTGTGGGTGGATCAAGCGCCTGTTGCCGAAGCGGACAAGATTGCTCAAGCCTCCTCGCTGACTTCTACAGACGGCAAGACCATTCAGATTCGTCCGGAGGTACAGTCATACGGAGCATCGAGCAGACGTCAGCCCCGTACGAATATATTAATTACAGTGCCGGAGGATCGGCGATTTAATATGCAGATCAGAACCTCCAACGGGGATATTACCCTGAACGGAGTAGATGCTATCGACAGCATCCGACTTGAGAGCGGAAATGGGAATCTGACGGTTAATGATGCTATCGGCAATGTCAAAGGAGTCACCTTGAACGGTCAGATCAAATTGCATCGTATCACCGGAGATGTAGATGTTCGAACCAATCGCGGCGATATGCAGGCAGGGGATATTGAAGGAACAGTTGCGTTGCGCACGATGGTAGGCGACATTCAGCTTGCCCGCTCGGAAGGTGATATTACGGTTGATACCCAAAATGGTGACATGAACGTTCTGAATCCCACAGCCAAGCTGAATGCAAATTCGCTCAATGGCGGGATCAAAGTGCATAGCGAGCAGGTAGCCGGAGATTGGAAAATATACAGTGCCGTCGGTGATATTGCATTGGACCTTCCTTCGAATGGTGACTTTCAGTTGGAGGGGTCCAGCAGTTACGGTAATCTTCGATCAGACTTCCCTTTTAAAATAGACAGTAAAAGTATCTCAGGCCAAAATGGGACAGGTAAGTATACGGTCAACGTGGAAGGCAACAGTAATTTAACGATCAAAAGGGTACTGATTCCATCGCTGCCTGGCTTGAACGAGTCGGCAGGATCGACTGTGCCTGATGCATCAGAAACGCCTTCGGCTGAATCTGAATCTCCAGCTACCGGGGCCTCCAACGGGACATCCAGCGATAATGCGGCGCGTTGA
- the gatA gene encoding Asp-tRNA(Asn)/Glu-tRNA(Gln) amidotransferase subunit GatA translates to MSLFDNTLPEIHNKLHQKEISVSDLVGHALETIGAREDKIKAYITVDEEQARASARKLDDHLISGEERGLLFGLPVGIKDNIVTEGLRTTCGSQFLKNFNPVYDATVVGKLRTAQTVTLGKMNMDEFAMGGSNENSSFFPARNPWDLERVPGGSSGGSAAAVAAGEAYFTLGSDTGGSIRQPASYCGVVGLKPTYGLVSRFGLVAFASSLDQIGPITKNVQDSAYVLQAIAGYDHKDSTSAKVDVPDYLNALTGDVKGLRIAVPKEYLGEGVDPQVKEKVLNALKTLEGLGAVWEEVSLPHTEYAVATYYLLASSEASSNLARFDGVRYGVRADNPDNLLDLYHQSRTQGFGPEVKRRIMLGTYALSSGYYDAYYLKAQKVRTLIKQDFDRVFEQYDVIIGPTAPTTAFKIGSQVDDPLTMYLNDILTIPVSLAGVPAISIPCGLADGLPVGLQIIGKAFDESSVLRVAHAFEQNTEFHKQRPQL, encoded by the coding sequence TTGAGCTTGTTTGATAATACATTGCCGGAAATACATAACAAGCTGCATCAAAAGGAAATTTCCGTGAGTGACCTGGTGGGTCACGCTCTGGAGACGATTGGTGCGCGGGAAGACAAGATCAAGGCCTACATTACGGTTGACGAGGAACAGGCACGTGCATCCGCACGTAAGCTGGACGATCATCTGATCTCGGGAGAGGAACGAGGGTTGCTGTTTGGCCTGCCGGTCGGCATTAAGGATAACATCGTGACAGAAGGGCTGCGTACAACATGCGGCAGTCAATTTTTGAAGAATTTTAATCCCGTGTACGATGCAACGGTTGTTGGCAAATTGCGTACTGCGCAAACCGTGACACTGGGCAAAATGAACATGGACGAATTCGCCATGGGAGGCTCTAACGAGAACTCCAGCTTCTTCCCGGCACGAAATCCTTGGGATCTGGAACGCGTTCCCGGCGGCTCCAGTGGCGGCTCGGCTGCGGCTGTAGCAGCGGGCGAGGCTTATTTCACCCTCGGCTCCGATACAGGTGGATCCATTCGCCAGCCTGCGTCCTATTGTGGCGTAGTGGGCTTGAAGCCAACCTATGGTCTGGTATCACGTTTTGGACTGGTGGCTTTTGCTTCCTCTTTGGACCAAATTGGACCGATTACGAAAAATGTTCAGGATTCGGCGTACGTCCTGCAAGCCATTGCAGGCTATGATCACAAGGATTCCACTTCTGCCAAGGTAGACGTTCCTGATTACTTGAACGCTTTGACCGGAGATGTAAAAGGGCTTCGTATTGCTGTACCTAAGGAGTATCTGGGTGAGGGTGTCGATCCACAGGTCAAGGAAAAGGTGCTGAACGCGCTAAAAACGCTGGAAGGACTGGGCGCGGTATGGGAAGAAGTTTCTCTTCCGCACACCGAATATGCGGTAGCCACATACTATTTGCTGGCTTCATCCGAAGCATCGTCCAATCTGGCTCGTTTTGACGGTGTACGCTATGGCGTACGTGCAGACAATCCGGACAACCTGCTGGATCTGTACCATCAGTCCCGCACGCAGGGCTTTGGCCCCGAGGTGAAGCGCCGGATTATGCTGGGCACTTATGCGCTGAGTTCCGGGTACTATGATGCTTACTACTTGAAAGCTCAAAAAGTGCGTACACTGATCAAACAGGATTTTGATCGTGTGTTTGAACAATATGATGTTATTATCGGGCCTACTGCGCCAACCACAGCTTTTAAAATCGGTTCGCAAGTGGATGATCCATTAACGATGTATTTGAACGATATTTTGACGATTCCGGTGAGCTTGGCTGGAGTGCCAGCCATCAGTATCCCTTGTGGTCTAGCAGATGGATTGCCGGTTGGACTGCAAATTATCGGAAAAGCCTTTGACGAGTCTTCCGTGCTGCGTGTAGCGCATGCATTTGAACAAAATACCGAATTTCACAAGCAGCGTCCGCAGCTGTAA
- a CDS encoding MgtC/SapB family protein, whose product MDNPWIIDDSHIILRLLLSMLLGGFIGIERERSKHAAGLRTHIMVSLGSTLIMLLSIYGFADFIKEANVRIDPARLATAVITGVGFLGAGTIIFTGKSITGLTTAASIWVVAAIGLGVGAGFYFPSIAATVLVFLNLWVFNKIELRYMRGRQPHLITLYGLSSHGLLEQISTYLEQEKVEIRKIVIKEHENVPFHEFHPDRQSMEVSLEVLAHHEFNPVRIAADLRQWEDVAAVSVE is encoded by the coding sequence ATGGATAACCCGTGGATTATAGACGATTCACATATCATTTTACGACTTTTGCTATCCATGCTCCTGGGCGGGTTCATTGGTATTGAGCGCGAACGTTCAAAGCATGCGGCTGGTTTGAGGACACATATTATGGTCAGTCTCGGTTCGACGCTTATTATGCTGCTCTCCATTTACGGTTTTGCCGATTTTATCAAGGAAGCCAATGTACGTATTGATCCGGCTCGCTTGGCTACGGCGGTGATTACAGGAGTGGGTTTTTTAGGTGCTGGAACTATTATATTTACAGGCAAGTCCATCACTGGTTTAACAACAGCCGCCTCTATCTGGGTCGTAGCAGCTATTGGCCTTGGAGTCGGAGCAGGCTTTTATTTTCCATCTATTGCGGCGACTGTACTGGTATTTTTAAACTTATGGGTGTTTAACAAAATCGAATTGCGGTATATGCGAGGACGCCAGCCTCATCTGATTACACTGTACGGGTTGTCCTCTCACGGATTACTGGAGCAAATTTCGACCTATTTAGAGCAAGAAAAGGTGGAAATACGCAAAATAGTGATCAAAGAGCATGAAAATGTACCTTTTCACGAGTTCCACCCGGATCGGCAGAGCATGGAGGTTTCCTTGGAGGTGCTGGCCCACCACGAGTTTAATCCAGTGCGTATTGCAGCTGATCTCCGGCAGTGGGAGGATGTAGCGGCTGTTTCTGTGGAATGA
- a CDS encoding Fur family transcriptional regulator, with amino-acid sequence MAARVQHALELLKKTGVRITPQRHAILNYLMESMGHPTADEIYRALESKFPSMSVATVYNNLKMFIEAGMVHELTYGDNASHYDANVSEHYHIICEKCGKIEDFSYPYLADVEHHASLETGFEVHGHRMELYGVCKACMNKESQQNME; translated from the coding sequence ATGGCAGCTCGCGTCCAGCATGCTTTGGAACTTCTGAAGAAGACAGGTGTACGCATAACACCCCAGCGCCATGCCATATTAAACTATTTGATGGAATCTATGGGACATCCGACCGCAGATGAAATATATCGTGCGCTCGAATCCAAGTTTCCAAGCATGAGTGTGGCTACGGTTTATAATAACTTAAAGATGTTTATAGAAGCGGGTATGGTACATGAGTTGACCTATGGAGATAACGCCAGTCATTATGATGCCAATGTTTCGGAGCACTATCATATCATTTGCGAAAAATGCGGAAAGATTGAAGATTTCAGTTATCCGTACTTGGCTGATGTGGAACACCATGCCTCGTTGGAGACAGGTTTCGAAGTGCATGGACATCGTATGGAGTTATACGGAGTGTGCAAAGCTTGTATGAACAAGGAAAGTCAGCAAAACATGGAATAG
- a CDS encoding CynX/NimT family MFS transporter translates to MNSPEQLLKNQDGISSTGIRKQATLWFMIVGIIFIAANLRAPLTSVGPLVSLIRENVHISNTLAGLITTVPLIAFALLSPFVPKLGRKYGVERIILISLIFLFIGIAVRSLSGAVTLYVGTAVLGFAITICNVLLPSLIKREFPQQMGTMTGVYSVSMNLCGAIASGISVPLAVGAGLNWQGALGVWGILSVISILFWVPQLKAPAKPAAVANSVGNNHQVNIWRSPLAWQVTLFMGIQSAIFYVLVAWLPEILKDQGISSSQSGWFLSVLIMASLPFAFIVPVMAGRMSSQRLLVVITTILLLIGTLGLLYSSIHLVLFWVIILGIGAGFAFGLSMMFFGLRTQSAHQAAELSGMAQSIGYLLAAIGPALIGYLHDASHSWSVPLLILVGASALLGIVGLGAARNQFVGSGK, encoded by the coding sequence ATGAATTCACCAGAACAATTGTTAAAAAACCAGGATGGCATATCCAGTACCGGCATTCGCAAGCAAGCGACACTCTGGTTCATGATCGTAGGAATTATTTTTATCGCAGCGAATTTGCGTGCTCCCCTCACATCGGTGGGACCATTAGTCAGTCTTATTCGAGAGAACGTGCATATTTCGAATACCTTAGCAGGCTTGATTACCACAGTTCCACTAATTGCATTTGCATTGTTATCACCTTTTGTACCAAAATTAGGACGTAAATATGGTGTAGAACGTATTATCCTGATTTCCCTTATTTTTTTGTTCATCGGTATTGCTGTTCGCTCGTTATCCGGAGCAGTGACCTTGTATGTTGGAACTGCAGTTCTGGGGTTTGCTATTACCATATGTAATGTATTACTACCTAGCCTGATTAAACGGGAATTTCCACAGCAAATGGGTACTATGACAGGGGTTTATTCTGTTTCCATGAATTTATGCGGGGCGATTGCTTCCGGTATTAGTGTTCCCTTAGCTGTGGGGGCAGGCTTGAACTGGCAAGGTGCCTTGGGAGTATGGGGGATACTTAGCGTCATCTCCATTCTCTTTTGGGTACCGCAACTCAAGGCTCCAGCGAAACCAGCCGCTGTTGCTAACAGCGTAGGTAACAACCATCAGGTCAATATATGGCGCTCTCCATTGGCTTGGCAGGTGACTCTTTTTATGGGAATACAATCGGCCATTTTTTATGTGCTGGTGGCATGGCTGCCTGAAATACTAAAAGATCAAGGCATCAGTTCAAGTCAATCCGGCTGGTTTCTCTCGGTTCTGATTATGGCTTCGCTCCCCTTTGCATTTATCGTTCCAGTTATGGCGGGTCGCATGTCTAGCCAACGGTTGTTAGTGGTTATTACAACAATTCTACTTTTGATCGGAACACTTGGACTTCTTTATAGCAGTATCCATCTGGTTCTGTTTTGGGTTATTATTCTTGGAATTGGAGCGGGCTTTGCCTTTGGCTTGTCCATGATGTTTTTCGGCTTGCGTACCCAAAGTGCTCATCAGGCGGCTGAATTATCGGGCATGGCCCAATCCATCGGATATCTACTAGCAGCAATTGGCCCAGCGCTGATTGGATACTTGCATGATGCCAGTCATAGTTGGAGCGTTCCACTCCTGATATTGGTTGGCGCTTCTGCTCTACTTGGTATCGTTGGTCTAGGTGCGGCTAGAAATCAATTTGTTGGTTCTGGGAAGTAA
- the gatC gene encoding Asp-tRNA(Asn)/Glu-tRNA(Gln) amidotransferase subunit GatC, which translates to MNISTEDVRHVAKLSRLNLTAAEEDTMTGQLNAILHYAEKLNELDTEEVKPTTHVLHVSNVMRDDKVRESLTHEQVMRNAPEEEDGQFKVPAVLE; encoded by the coding sequence ATGAACATTTCCACGGAAGATGTCCGTCACGTAGCCAAGCTGTCCCGGTTGAATCTGACCGCAGCCGAGGAAGACACGATGACAGGGCAATTGAACGCTATTCTTCACTATGCGGAGAAGCTGAATGAGTTGGATACGGAAGAGGTAAAACCGACCACTCATGTGCTGCACGTCAGCAATGTCATGCGGGATGACAAAGTTCGCGAAAGTTTGACACACGAGCAAGTGATGCGCAATGCACCTGAAGAAGAAGACGGACAGTTTAAAGTTCCTGCTGTTCTGGAATAG
- a CDS encoding nucleotidyltransferase-like protein, with the protein MQLTKLSLMYDELLQEDSIGIILYRKPSEYFHGAMLYDFDELILIIGEFRKPARSIQHLLINGLRCQVLYVTLDCLKGWIIAGEHANIIDYLLEGRIMWERDERVILLRREITEFNGPLREQKQFHEFARFLANYVHGKRAMREGRIIDAHQSILKALDHWASIELIERGIYPTAHLWIQIQPLDRTIYKLYNELTLSTETLEQRVELVLLACEFSVMSKMEGCSAPLFRILGSRREPWSIDELINHPELKNLQLDLTVVLRKLVYRSLIRESAGGNLRNRGHHGELRYSLI; encoded by the coding sequence GTGCAGCTAACCAAGTTAAGCTTGATGTATGATGAATTGTTGCAGGAAGATTCGATCGGCATTATTTTGTATAGAAAGCCGAGCGAATATTTTCATGGAGCCATGCTGTACGATTTTGATGAACTCATTCTAATTATTGGAGAATTCCGGAAGCCAGCCCGTTCCATTCAGCATTTACTGATTAATGGATTAAGGTGTCAGGTGCTGTACGTAACACTGGATTGTCTGAAAGGGTGGATTATCGCCGGTGAACATGCCAACATAATAGATTATTTACTGGAAGGCCGTATCATGTGGGAGCGGGATGAAAGGGTCATTCTTTTGAGGCGGGAAATTACCGAATTCAACGGCCCGTTACGGGAGCAAAAGCAATTTCATGAGTTCGCCCGTTTTCTGGCTAATTACGTTCATGGTAAAAGAGCGATGCGGGAAGGTCGGATTATTGACGCTCATCAGAGTATTCTGAAGGCGTTGGATCATTGGGCATCCATTGAGCTTATTGAGCGGGGGATTTATCCGACGGCTCACTTGTGGATTCAGATACAGCCGCTGGATCGAACGATCTACAAGCTGTACAACGAACTCACGTTAAGTACGGAAACCCTTGAGCAGCGGGTTGAGCTTGTGTTGCTTGCTTGTGAATTTTCAGTGATGTCTAAAATGGAGGGGTGCTCAGCACCGCTATTCCGCATTTTAGGCAGCAGACGGGAACCTTGGTCCATAGATGAGCTTATCAATCATCCTGAGCTAAAAAACCTCCAACTGGATCTTACCGTAGTGCTACGTAAGCTCGTATACCGCTCATTGATCAGGGAATCGGCTGGCGGGAATCTCAGGAATCGCGGACACCATGGTGAATTACGTTATTCCCTTATTTAA
- a CDS encoding glycosyl hydrolase family 18 protein, whose amino-acid sequence MARNHSRSRRKRSRFKGAASLLLFAAIICAITVVWFGNPLHEKPDWQGNVRPIFIQGKLTGYEAQNSGKNMLVPLKFVQSKIDPAIRYEGDSQTIILATRQNLLHMTVSKPQGELNGTSYTLSAAPQIISGSVYIPMQAVREVYGVSVHEDTVTGAVILMKAGEKVKLGNVEKKDGRQDAKIALRKEATSLSFILTDIPQQTKVRIWSKQADWYFVQLDNGYAGYVQAANVSEGEELAVAAVKDAPSISEKHWEGRAVNLAWEAVYNRKPDPSKFDPMPGVNVVSPTWFSVIDNEGTVQSKADPAYVSWAHRKGMEVWGLLSNSFNPELTTEALSTFERRRSIIDQMITLAEENGLDGINIDFENVHTKDGPNVTQFLRELKPMAREHDLILSIDVTPKSQSEMWSAFLDRKSLGSITDYLMVMAYDEHWAASPKAGSVASLPWVEASIKRIIQEDGVSAQKVVLGIPLYTRVWSETPKGDTIKVSSKSLGMESTAAIIEKFKLKPKFRASEGQNYVEYNEDGIVKKIWLEDRVSLKARVQLAKSLKLGGIGVWNRTFADETAWNTLKEISK is encoded by the coding sequence TTGGCCAGAAATCATTCCAGAAGCCGCCGTAAACGTTCGCGTTTCAAAGGGGCAGCAAGCTTGCTATTGTTCGCAGCGATCATCTGCGCAATTACTGTCGTATGGTTCGGTAATCCACTGCATGAAAAACCCGATTGGCAAGGCAATGTCCGGCCTATTTTTATCCAGGGAAAGTTGACTGGATATGAAGCTCAAAACTCCGGCAAGAACATGCTGGTACCGCTCAAATTTGTGCAGAGTAAAATTGATCCTGCGATTCGTTATGAGGGCGACAGCCAAACTATTATTTTGGCTACGAGGCAAAATTTGCTGCATATGACCGTTTCGAAGCCCCAAGGAGAATTGAATGGAACATCATATACGCTCAGCGCAGCTCCCCAGATTATTAGTGGATCAGTTTATATTCCTATGCAAGCGGTCCGTGAAGTATATGGTGTATCTGTTCATGAAGATACAGTGACGGGCGCAGTTATCCTGATGAAAGCCGGAGAGAAAGTCAAACTGGGGAACGTGGAGAAGAAGGATGGACGGCAGGATGCCAAAATCGCTTTGCGTAAAGAAGCCACCAGCCTGTCATTTATTTTGACGGATATACCTCAACAAACGAAGGTGCGTATTTGGTCCAAACAGGCTGATTGGTATTTTGTTCAACTGGATAACGGCTACGCTGGATATGTACAGGCGGCCAATGTCTCTGAAGGAGAGGAACTTGCGGTGGCCGCGGTTAAAGATGCTCCATCCATCTCAGAGAAGCATTGGGAGGGTAGGGCTGTCAATCTCGCCTGGGAGGCTGTTTACAACCGTAAGCCTGATCCTTCCAAATTTGACCCTATGCCTGGAGTGAATGTGGTAAGCCCCACCTGGTTCAGTGTCATAGATAATGAGGGCACCGTACAAAGCAAAGCGGACCCTGCCTATGTCAGTTGGGCGCATCGCAAGGGGATGGAAGTATGGGGCTTGTTGAGCAACAGCTTTAATCCTGAATTAACGACAGAGGCCTTGTCTACCTTTGAACGGCGCAGATCGATTATAGATCAGATGATTACACTTGCCGAGGAAAATGGTCTGGACGGTATCAATATTGACTTTGAAAATGTTCATACGAAGGATGGACCCAATGTCACCCAATTTTTGCGAGAGCTTAAGCCGATGGCACGTGAACATGATCTGATATTGTCAATCGACGTAACACCTAAGTCTCAAAGTGAGATGTGGTCTGCTTTTCTGGATCGAAAATCATTGGGTTCGATAACGGATTATCTCATGGTTATGGCCTATGATGAGCATTGGGCAGCCAGTCCGAAGGCTGGTTCAGTCGCCTCACTGCCGTGGGTGGAAGCGTCGATCAAGCGAATCATTCAGGAGGATGGAGTATCAGCTCAAAAAGTTGTCTTGGGCATTCCGTTATACACTCGTGTATGGTCTGAAACACCCAAAGGGGACACCATCAAGGTTAGCTCCAAATCACTTGGTATGGAGTCAACAGCAGCGATTATCGAGAAATTTAAGCTGAAGCCTAAATTCAGAGCGTCGGAAGGTCAGAATTATGTCGAGTATAATGAAGACGGCATTGTTAAAAAGATTTGGCTGGAGGATCGTGTATCGCTAAAAGCGAGGGTGCAACTTGCCAAGTCATTGAAACTTGGGGGAATCGGGGTATGGAACCGAACCTTTGCGGATGAGACTGCTTGGAATACTCTAAAAGAGATAAGTAAATAA